Part of the Xiphophorus couchianus chromosome 2, X_couchianus-1.0, whole genome shotgun sequence genome, ttggtgtgttttattaaggACCACTCTCCTGagatttttacattatattaaatatattacagGATAGTgtagaagaaagaaattaaactaagctgcttttgttttaacttaCTTGAGATGAAAGTATATAACTGACCAAAGTCATGTGTGATGTCAGTAAAACTGCACCCTGTTATgtaatgtgtgttttctgtgtttaacacagaacaggaaatgaacattttaaatttaacttatGTGGAAAGATTATTTCCTGAGGCAATAATTCACTAAACCACATTGTTCAGCTCCTTCTTAACAAAATCTATGAGGACTGTAGGACTGTATATTTGACCAGGTCAAAATTAGTCAccaaagtcaaataaaaattgtaagTTATCCTGTTAAATGTACTAAAAAAGGTAGAATAAAGGTTGAAATAACAGACATGAAAACCAGCACAATTCCCTTTTGAATCTGTAATATTGTGTGAGCTCAGTTTAGATCAATTTTCTTGGTTAGAAATCTGCTCCAGACTCTAATAATCACAAGCCAGTCCAAAAACTATAACTTTGGGAGGTTTTCTTTACTGGCACTGCTACCAGGCCTGGTAGCTGTTtacaatattgtttttcatgtctgttttaacttttcttttgcaTGTATTGCTATCTTACTAAGGTTACTGCTTTTTGCAAACTTTTTAatggccatttttaaaaatagacatctaccattacatttaaatgtataattacTCATTGATTTTGACAACTCGATACAATTAGCAAAGCTGCTGTAGTACAGGGAACTTTACAAAATTTATAGCAAGGTTGGATTTGAATATGTGCAGTTGaagttaaatctttttttatgaagaGACCTCACTGACTATGTATTCTCTATAAGAATTGCCTTGCAAATGCCTTTAGAAAACATGTGcactatgtaaataaaatggattgaACTTAAGGATTTACAGTGCAACATATTTTAGTAGAGCTTTAGTTTaggtttgtaatgttttaacattACATTCTTAAAACTTgatgacatttatttaatacCATCAAAGCATCATAACTCTCCAATCAGTTCAGATACAcctatattttgtgaaaagatgTATAAACCAACTAAcgctaaaacaaataaagcttCAGGAAAAGGTTTTACTTACTCCTTTGGCAAAGCCACTTGTTGTTCTGAGAGCAAAACTCTGGTCAAAATGCAGAGTTGATCCTTCAGGACTGCCATCAACACTGCACCACACAGACAACGTCAGCCAGGTGCTCACTCTTTAGTTTCTGTTAAAGTCATTTTCTGGGTGCTTACCTGGTGATGATAAAAGCAGTGCGAACGCAGGATTGAATGCCTCTTCCTCCGCTGACCCCACATGGTATCTTAATGCTCGGCGGAGATGTCTTTACTAGATTGTCGATATTGGCGTTGATGCTGAGAGCGCTGTGCTCCCTGTCTGCTCCTCCCACATTGACCAACATCACAACATCTCCAAAACGTAGCTGTCCATTGATTGTCGCAGACAGATTCACCTGCACATGTAGATAGACACCCTCATCACCACTGATGCCTGTAAGTAACTATTCGAACTTTTAAATCAACTTGGAGTCATGTTACCGGCTTCAAGATGTTTTGTTTGAGAAAGTCCACTTTCTGAGAAAGAAGCTCTCCCCGCCCTCTCTTGTTAAGAAATTCTTTTATTGTATCCTGGAAAAAACAACGGCATATGAAAGGTTTCCCTGCAAGCTGTTATTTACCAcaacaaactgtatttttttcacaatgtcTTAAAATAAGTAGAGATAAGTATTTGATGCGAGAAATAGGTGGTAACTTTTCTTCTGTCAGACTGGCAAGTGCACAGCGAGAGGAAGAGAACTATTTTTACCTCTGGTCAGCCCAGCATTTTGCTGAAACTTCAAACCCTGAAGTGGTTCTTTGGTCAACGTTTGTTTAAAACTTAGGCTGGTCTTTTGCTTATATATGTAAAAACtctattatgttttttatggtgtaaagcactttgaactgctttgctaaaaagtgttttacaaacaaacttgatttTACTTGACATATATTTCTAATTCCACAGATGACTTAAAAGTACtcttaaaatgtaatgttaaaaaGTTGTATGTGACTTGACTTTCAGATAGATGGTTAAATATTAAGCGACATAACAGAATTTTCAACAGGAATaagaaaaaacctttaaaagtatGAAACttgaagagagaaagaagtcTGACCAAATCAACTGATTCACAAAGCTTTCCCTGCTCTCCCATGTTCTTCTCTTTTTTGAACACCagcttaatattttttgtcattatcaGACAATTATGTTAACAAATCTCAgctaaataatttataataatttaataacaaTGTGAATACTGGTCATATTagaatatttcatttaattacttttttaaagttattgtttgctttgttttgtattcTGAAATAGCAAGGAATTTTTGTAATTCTCCTTTAGATACCCTCTGCAAAGATGCAGCAGATATTGTTAAGctccaaattattcatactcATGGCATTGTCAAATTCAAACTAATTTATATTCTATTCAATCAAAAATGTACCACTGAGAATGAGGTGGATTTCTCAAGAATAATAAATTCCATTAAAATTCTAACTGGAAAAAAAGCATATTGTTTGtatcaaaactttattttattttttcttctttgtcttcatcGTCTTcttattattgttaatatttttatttgaaaatttcaTGCTGAAGATTATTCAAagcctttattttaaatggaaaaacctTTCTTTGCGTTGCAGCAATCAAACCCTTTTTATTGCTAGAGAgcgttttgcatgtttccaatgctgttttcataatttatctTCCATGAAAAGCTCCAAGTCATTGAGGTTGGAAGGCGTCTATGCCATCTCCAGATTAATTCTTTTAGCTTCAAGTCAGGACTGTTAACATCACTTCTAGTCAGAAGAAACTTGTTggtcaaatttaaagaaaatactttataacTATATCTACCATgagtatgaaatattttatacttcATCATAATAAATGACTAAGAACTTTAGGACCTTCACATGTATTAaccttctgcttcctgttttaaccTTAGGTcaataaattgataaaataaatacattctcTTATATAGCCACTCAAGAggattatatttaaaattaaggtGACGTCTAAAAGCAATTTgatgcactggattttattttggggtgtAAAATTAAAGTAGGGTGAACACAAATGTACACTTCATATTTGtatcagtaaaacatttttcacaaccTGGTAAATcaaactgagtaaaaaaaagaaaaaaaagaagacgaaGCAGTATTTGGAAGAAACTTTGATCATGcacaaattaattcatttttaaactacCGTTTCACTTATTTTTTGCTTACCATAGACGATCAGATGCATAAATGTGTACATCTAAAATGCAGCTTTGAAAAAATGTAGCTATGAGGTTAACTTTAATGGAAatgctaaatataaaaatatgaaataaattgaaaccCTTTTAGTTTACCGTAAATTCTAAACTCTTATTTTCACGTTTCTACACCCTTACTGATTTAGCTAAAAATATGTCGACGTGACGGCTAGCTCAGATAATATgtcctcattttcttttccacaaaCCTCCTTTATTAGCAGCTCTTCAAACCAGTTTCCGGTTTTCACCTTAGGCTGATACAGTCGCCGATAAGTCATTTTGACAATAGCTATGAAACgttaacaaacacacacaaacacgcaccaACCAGCCAGTATGCTAACAGATTTCGATAACCATAGTTTTAAGCTACACGCGGTTTCTATAGAGACGGTTTCCCTAGATACGAGCTTTAACCGCGTCTCACCAGCTGTCGCTAGGGGGCGTACTGGTATTACACAGGACATCAATCTTTCATAGCCTGCCTTCCAAACAattaacaagacaaaaataaatactgatttGCAGCGTTCTAAAAACACGAACACggtcataaaatgtaataaatacataaagtttGATCAACTGCTGCAGCATAAACAGGTACATATGACTTCAAGACTCAAAATCAGCCTTGTATTTTTTATGATCACTCCAATTTGTACCCTCACATAAAATACAAGTAAACTCATGAAAGAGCTAATCCTAAATTTTAATTAGGgctaaattaaaatcacactatTTAGGTTCCTTCACAGTTATTTCAAATACAATATCCCTTCCTTGAATTCTCAAGGTTTTAACTGAAGCACTCCAAGTAGAAAGTGTCCATCTGTCATGGTTGATGCTCCTCTTTTCTCTGTATAAGTTAGTGACCGTTAGCTCGATCTCTGGCGCCATTCATGGCACCATTAATAtgattcattttgtgttttatattcttTTGCGAATCACTGTCGTCCTCCTCTTCATCGCTCCGAACATCGCCATCCAGTTGCTGGATGAAAACATGCCACACAGAAGATTTAGAACCAAGAGGCAGACATTTAGCCGAGAAACactgcacatacacacaaaccaTTTTGAACATACCTTGCTGAAGACAAACTTGTAAGCCATTCTTGTTATTAGAAAAGCCCAGTAGACATGTAGAATTTGAAGAACCAGTAACATGATGTTGAAGAAATAGTAGCCAAAGAAGGGGTCAAACCTCTCCAGTGGGTACACCCATGTACAGTGGATGAGCCTGTAGATGTGTATACTTGTTATTCTCCCTTAGCTGCCAGCTGTGATGTGCtacacaaacaattttttttaatttactcaccaaaaaggaaaaataacaagTCTTGTCACCATGAAGACAGTTGTAAATATCACAAACATAACATTAGCAGTCTTCTCCCATTGTGCGTAGTTAAACAACTTTCCTCCCTGTAAAGAAGCAAAGACAGGGATAAGAGCATTGTTTCTCTTGGGACAAAAAGAGAATCAATGGAATAACAAGTATACTGTTACTTCAGGAGAAATAACAAAGCAGAAAGGGAGTAAAGGGAGGTGAATAGATATGCATCCcaaacctttcagatttttattcataaaaaatgactttttattagtttataaataatAGACCAACATAATGTCATGCTGTCTtgtagataaatatttttatccatcTATCTAAAATTGTGTGCAGTACCAACTTTTGTTTCTAAGACATTTTAGGCAATTACATTataaacatactgtatgtgttgtagctttctgctttttaaagtaTTCGCAGATttagagaaataataaaaaaaaaatgttttactttaaattgtaaaaaaaaaggcagttaTGTAAATAAACAGGCATTATTGAGCCTGCAGACATCTGTTATggaaaaattatgcaaattataGTGCATAAGAGAATGTATCTCATTTTCATACCCACTCTGGTCCTCCTATTCACTTAGTTATGGCTCTCTCTGTTATTACTTTGTCAAACATATAAACATCTTCTCACTGgacttttgttttccagaatATCAGACGTAGACAACGAATATCCACTGCTTTATCAGCAAATAGTCTTTCTTATAGCAACAACTATGATTCAGAATCATTACAACTTGAGCATTACGAGAGCACTGACCTCAAGCACTATGTCAGAAGAGTCATGAACAGCCATCACAAGAGTTCCAATACGAATGTAGTTAGAAATCCAGGAGAAACTCAGAAGTGTCAGTGTGGCTACATGGTGAATCACCTGCTCTTTAAAGTCCTGCCAGCATGCAAACCACAGGTTAACATTACTGCATTTTGTAAAACTCTAACATTGATTTGATAAAGTTAGTAGTGGTATGTGCTACTTTTTTTCTATAAGTCATGCATTCCTCCATTCCTCAGTTTATGAATGTAATAGGAACTGTGATTTAGCACTTCaatataaaatctaataaacatttgaagttaaattcaaacaaataaagatttgcTAATTTTGTACTTCAGCACACTTGTATACTCACTTTCCTTTTCACATCAAACGCTAGGCTGAGGAGCAGAGAAAGGTAGAAGCCCATTTCCAAGGTATAATACCAGTACTGTGATGGGAGCATGGACTGAAGGAATAtttaacaaacataaaacattttcatgaatC contains:
- the cfap161 gene encoding cilia- and flagella-associated protein 161: MTYRRLYQPKVKTGNWFEELLIKEDTIKEFLNKRGRGELLSQKVDFLKQNILKPVNLSATINGQLRFGDVVMLVNVGGADREHSALSINANIDNLVKTSPPSIKIPCGVSGGRGIQSCVRTAFIITSVDGSPEGSTLHFDQSFALRTTSGFAKGLYLTSDKPRFIKCAKKSGLQDVYLDETLSILSRWKISHFDPQERFESEGLPVPANEKVLVVHCMTNQGLAVLSEKQLWTAYGREYEVVAHTFLDTHRAEQDVNFWILGTSDPAGDGLLFLRHLQLEVHVQQPT
- the cers3b gene encoding ceramide synthase 2 isoform X3, yielding MLQTIKDWLWWERLWLPEKVSWADLKDKEDRTYAKASQLYASVPCALCLLVVRYLFERYLATPLAKALGIRDKVRLTAEQNSTLEKYFYSQTRNPSQADIRSLCKKTGWPERRVEVWFRRRRNQDRPGLQKRFCEASWRCGFYLCAFLGGLLALYDKPWFYDLKEVWAEFPKQSMLPSQYWYYTLEMGFYLSLLLSLAFDVKRKDFKEQVIHHVATLTLLSFSWISNYIRIGTLVMAVHDSSDIVLEGGKLFNYAQWEKTANVMFVIFTTVFMVTRLVIFPFWLIHCTWVYPLERFDPFFGYYFFNIMLLVLQILHVYWAFLITRMAYKFVFSKQLDGDVRSDEEEDDSDSQKNIKHKMNHINGAMNGARDRANGH